The nucleotide sequence CCCTACTAATCATGGCCAAGACACACATCCGCTTTGACTGGGCGATCAAAAAACTGCTGAGGGATAAAGCTAATTATGTTGTCCTAGAAGGCTTTATCACCGAATTACTAGGACAAGAGATTACCATTGAATCTATTTTAGAAGGGGAAAGTAATCGGCTCACCGAAGACAATAAACTGAATCGGGTCGATATTCTAGCGCTCAATAGTGCTGGAGAGTTACTACTGGTGGAAGTCCAAAACAGTTCCGAAAATGATTACTTTCATCGGATGCTATTTGGCGTCTCGACACTGCTCACCCAATATCTAGATAAAGGAGAGCCTTATAGTAAACTAAAAAAAGTCTACTCGATTAATATTGTTTACTTTACTCTGGGGCAAGGACAAGATTACATCTATGAAGGTAAATTAGATTTCCGAGGTCGTCATCATCATGACTCCTTAGGGCTATCCAGCCTACAGAAGGAGTTGTTCAAACTAGAGCAAGTCTACCAGATATTTCCCGAATATTATATCTTGAGAGTCAACCAGTTTGATAATGTAACCAGAAACAGTTTAGATGAATGGATCTATTTTCTAAAGAATAGTGAAATCAAAGAAGAGTTCCAAG is from Moorena sp. SIOASIH and encodes:
- a CDS encoding Rpn family recombination-promoting nuclease/putative transposase; amino-acid sequence: MAKTHIRFDWAIKKLLRDKANYVVLEGFITELLGQEITIESILEGESNRLTEDNKLNRVDILALNSAGELLLVEVQNSSENDYFHRMLFGVSTLLTQYLDKGEPYSKLKKVYSINIVYFTLGQGQDYIYEGKLDFRGRHHHDSLGLSSLQKELFKLEQVYQIFPEYYILRVNQFDNVTRNSLDEWIYFLKNSEIKEEFQARGLAEAKEKLRIENLPLPEKVAYQNYLENKRYEISLLEGAEAAGKLQGRAEKAIEIAKAMKARGIDMDLIVATTGLTKEEVEHF